Proteins from a single region of Eriocheir sinensis breed Jianghai 21 unplaced genomic scaffold, ASM2467909v1 Scaffold14, whole genome shotgun sequence:
- the LOC126989979 gene encoding histone H2A-like: MSGRGKGGKVKGKSKSRSSRAGLQFPVGRIHRLLRKGNYAERVGAGAPVYLAAVMEYLAAEVLELAGNAARDNKKTRIIPRHLQLAIRNDEELNKLLSGVTIAQGGVLPNIQAVLLPKKTEKK, translated from the coding sequence atgtctggacgcggcaagggaggaaaggtgaaggggaagtcaaagtcccgctccagccgtgccggcctgcagttccccgtgggcaggatccaccgtctcctgaggaagggcaactacgccgagcgcgtgggcgccggcgcccccgtgtacctggcggccgtcatggagtacctggccgccgaggtgctcgagctggccggcaacgcggcccgcgacaacaagaagacccgcatcatcccccgccacctgcagctggccatccgcaacgacgaggagctgaacaagctcctctccggcgtcaccattgcccagggaggtgtgctgcctaacatccaggcggtgctcctgcccaagaagaccgagaagaagtaa